One window of Treponema denticola genomic DNA carries:
- a CDS encoding TPM domain-containing protein translates to MENKRILNKIHIKPKDLDLIKNAVAEAEKTTNGEIALAVIPQSDSYSFVELFAAVCLAFISFFVMLYFGNGIWKLLETKLWYPSPKTLTAVIGAGVFVVMLLFFLLINIPALDRLIIPKKIKEARVYARALKHFVECGIYKTAERTGILIFVSILERKVFIIADSGIAEKVEQGKWNSICGIITSGLKSKKTTQSFCKAVEECGKILAEHFPKTAGNPNEYPDGLVVLER, encoded by the coding sequence ATGGAAAATAAACGGATATTAAATAAAATACACATCAAACCTAAAGATTTGGATTTGATTAAAAATGCTGTTGCAGAGGCGGAAAAAACTACAAATGGTGAAATTGCTTTGGCGGTTATTCCTCAAAGTGATTCTTATTCGTTTGTAGAATTGTTTGCTGCCGTCTGCCTAGCCTTTATTTCTTTTTTTGTTATGCTTTATTTCGGAAACGGTATTTGGAAATTACTCGAAACAAAACTTTGGTATCCTTCACCTAAGACTCTTACGGCCGTAATCGGGGCAGGTGTTTTCGTTGTAATGCTCCTTTTCTTTTTGCTGATAAATATTCCTGCTCTCGATAGATTAATAATTCCAAAAAAAATAAAGGAAGCAAGGGTATATGCAAGAGCTTTAAAACATTTTGTAGAATGCGGAATTTATAAGACTGCCGAAAGAACCGGTATTTTGATCTTTGTTTCTATTCTTGAAAGAAAAGTTTTTATTATCGCAGATTCCGGTATTGCCGAAAAAGTTGAGCAAGGTAAATGGAACAGTATTTGCGGCATAATAACTTCCGGCCTAAAGTCAAAAAAGACAACGCAGAGTTTCTGCAAGGCGGTGGAAGAATGTGGAAAAATTCTTGCAGAACATTTTCCTAAAACGGCAGGAAATCCGAACGAATACCCCGACGGGCTTGTGGTATTGGAGCGATAG
- a CDS encoding SemiSWEET family transporter yields the protein MNSKFFTILGWVATATAMAMYVSYIPQISNNLNGMKGNWLQPLVAAINCTLWVTYGLMKKPKRDWPIAFANSPGIIFGLVAFITAL from the coding sequence ATGAACTCTAAATTTTTTACGATTTTAGGATGGGTTGCAACCGCAACCGCTATGGCAATGTATGTTTCGTATATTCCGCAAATAAGTAATAATTTAAACGGAATGAAAGGAAATTGGCTTCAGCCCTTGGTTGCTGCAATAAACTGTACTCTTTGGGTAACATACGGGCTTATGAAAAAACCTAAACGGGACTGGCCCATTGCCTTTGCAAATTCACCCGGCATAATTTTCGGTTTGGTTGCCTTTATTACCGCACTTTGA
- a CDS encoding MFS transporter produces MKDLRKRTFNVSGLSFLVYSLSSIAISICLVNIKRDLNFSLTEAGLFGMLCAIEQMIILFISPIFAAKFGKIKVLRTALLILTAGLFFFSKSINFFTALLSALCMGLGVANMEALLTPIVNDLYPNDTGAKMNMMHAFWPLGTCSGLIGFGYLLSIGINWRYIYIGLSIFALLICFSYPSSKKIKLPPSDGSKAAFKEIFSLPSFWLFGLSLFFAGGAEGAFAFWSATLIQLYLKASAFYAGIVTASFALGMFIGRSLNSKVLKKVSIQKAIIVSSIASFIVSLLFVFVNSLFGLAVFLFCMGLCLACLWPTIQSFAAAILPVDATALMIFLSCFGVPGYSTASFIMGIVGDKYDLFIAFITVVPVFLILVPILFIMGCKLSGSPKLKPLRKKNEFIG; encoded by the coding sequence ATGAAAGATCTACGAAAAAGAACCTTTAATGTTTCAGGCCTTAGTTTCTTGGTTTATTCTCTTTCTTCTATTGCAATCTCGATATGCCTCGTAAATATTAAAAGAGACTTAAATTTTTCGCTTACGGAAGCGGGATTATTCGGAATGCTTTGTGCTATCGAGCAGATGATAATTCTTTTTATAAGCCCCATCTTTGCTGCCAAATTCGGCAAGATAAAAGTTTTGCGCACAGCTCTCTTGATATTAACCGCAGGGCTTTTTTTCTTTTCAAAAAGCATAAACTTTTTTACGGCTCTTTTAAGTGCTCTTTGTATGGGCTTGGGTGTTGCAAATATGGAAGCCCTGCTGACTCCCATAGTAAACGATTTATATCCGAACGATACGGGAGCAAAGATGAATATGATGCATGCCTTTTGGCCCTTGGGAACTTGTTCCGGTCTGATAGGCTTCGGCTATCTTCTTTCGATAGGAATAAACTGGAGATACATTTACATAGGCCTATCTATTTTTGCTCTATTGATTTGTTTTTCCTATCCTTCATCAAAAAAAATAAAACTTCCTCCTTCGGACGGAAGCAAGGCTGCCTTTAAAGAGATATTTTCCCTACCCTCCTTTTGGCTTTTCGGCCTATCCCTTTTTTTTGCAGGAGGAGCCGAAGGAGCTTTTGCCTTTTGGTCGGCTACATTAATTCAGCTTTATTTAAAAGCCTCTGCCTTTTATGCAGGAATTGTAACGGCGAGCTTTGCCCTCGGAATGTTTATCGGAAGATCCTTAAACAGCAAGGTCTTAAAAAAAGTTTCCATTCAAAAAGCGATAATAGTTTCTTCGATTGCTTCATTTATAGTCAGCCTATTATTTGTTTTTGTAAACTCGCTTTTCGGTTTGGCGGTGTTTTTATTTTGTATGGGACTTTGCCTTGCCTGCCTTTGGCCGACAATCCAATCCTTTGCCGCAGCCATCCTTCCTGTAGACGCAACAGCCCTTATGATTTTTTTATCCTGCTTCGGAGTTCCCGGTTACAGCACTGCAAGTTTTATTATGGGAATAGTCGGCGATAAATACGATTTGTTTATTGCATTTATCACGGTAGTACCGGTTTTTTTAATTTTGGTTCCGATTCTTTTTATCATGGGATGCAAGCTGTCGGGCTCACCTAAACTAAAACCGTTAAGGAAAAAAAATGAATTTATTGGATAA
- the pyk gene encoding pyruvate kinase, translated as MKKTKIVCTIGPASDSERVLAEMFKAGLNVCRLNFSHGSHEEHKVKIDRIKKIREELKMPIALLLDTKGPEIRLGLFEKPVEIVQGQEFIITTRDVIGTNQICSISYKNIAAEIKPKSRILINDGLLELQVIDILNDTDIECVAVNSGTLSSRKGVNIPGLRVNLPYMSEKDISDIEFGIENDVDFIAASFTQRADDIIQIRKLLEKHKSTIAVIAKIENQEGLDNIDEILAEADGIMVARGDMGVEIEPEKIPHLQKQLIKKANLAGKPVITATQMLESMTHNLRPTRAEVTDVANAILDGTSAVMLSGETAAGEYPVETVAMMTSIANSIEETLDYEKLFAENASLHETTITNAIARATCSTALALDANAIITASASGITPRALSKFKPKVPIIAITESPQVMRKMALDWDVYPVLADPIKSTDNMFDVCSQIAKDTGHVKKGDIAILTAGIPIGKAGSTNLLKVEIIE; from the coding sequence ATGAAAAAAACAAAAATAGTATGCACAATAGGGCCTGCTTCCGACTCGGAAAGAGTCTTGGCAGAAATGTTTAAAGCCGGTTTAAATGTCTGCCGCCTTAATTTTTCGCATGGAAGCCATGAAGAACACAAGGTTAAAATAGATCGAATAAAAAAAATAAGAGAAGAGTTAAAAATGCCTATTGCACTTTTACTGGATACTAAGGGACCCGAAATCCGTTTGGGCCTTTTTGAAAAGCCTGTAGAAATTGTGCAAGGTCAGGAATTTATAATTACAACCAGAGATGTAATCGGAACAAATCAAATATGCAGCATCTCATATAAGAATATTGCCGCCGAAATTAAACCTAAAAGCAGAATCCTTATAAATGACGGATTATTGGAGTTACAGGTTATCGATATTTTAAACGATACGGACATAGAATGTGTCGCAGTAAATTCCGGAACCCTAAGCAGCCGAAAAGGTGTAAACATTCCCGGCTTGAGGGTAAACCTTCCTTACATGAGTGAAAAGGATATCTCCGATATCGAATTCGGAATTGAAAACGATGTGGATTTTATTGCCGCATCCTTTACACAAAGAGCCGACGATATTATCCAAATAAGAAAACTTTTGGAAAAACACAAAAGTACAATCGCCGTTATAGCAAAAATAGAAAATCAAGAAGGCTTGGACAACATAGATGAAATTTTAGCGGAAGCCGACGGAATAATGGTAGCCCGGGGAGATATGGGTGTAGAAATAGAGCCCGAAAAAATACCCCATCTTCAAAAGCAGCTGATAAAAAAAGCAAACCTTGCAGGAAAGCCGGTTATCACCGCAACTCAGATGCTCGAATCTATGACCCACAACCTGCGTCCCACCAGAGCCGAAGTTACAGACGTTGCAAACGCTATTCTCGACGGAACATCAGCTGTAATGCTTTCTGGAGAAACCGCAGCAGGCGAATACCCTGTCGAAACCGTGGCCATGATGACCTCAATTGCAAACTCTATAGAAGAAACATTAGATTATGAAAAACTATTTGCTGAAAATGCTTCTCTTCATGAGACAACAATCACAAATGCAATTGCAAGAGCCACCTGCTCCACTGCCCTGGCCCTTGATGCAAATGCAATCATAACGGCATCCGCTTCCGGAATAACCCCCAGAGCTCTTTCAAAATTTAAACCAAAGGTACCGATTATCGCAATAACGGAATCGCCTCAGGTTATGAGAAAGATGGCCCTCGACTGGGACGTATATCCGGTTTTAGCCGATCCTATAAAATCGACCGACAACATGTTCGATGTGTGTTCGCAAATTGCAAAGGACACAGGCCATGTAAAAAAAGGAGACATAGCAATCCTTACGGCAGGTATTCCTATAGGCAAGGCAGGATCTACAAACCTTTTAAAGGTAGAAATAATAGAATAA
- a CDS encoding PIN domain-containing protein has protein sequence MNKIFIDTNIFVYALDNRDNDKMNKARNILRKVIYENKPVISTQVINEFYVAATRKLNIDKTLIKTIVHNFKNMEIITSDLQLTENAINISIESQISFWDSLIIAAAEKANCKLIISEDLNSGQTYQGISLINPFQQEI, from the coding sequence GTGAATAAAATATTTATTGATACAAATATATTTGTTTATGCACTTGACAATCGAGACAATGATAAAATGAATAAAGCACGCAATATATTAAGAAAGGTAATTTATGAAAACAAGCCGGTAATATCCACACAAGTAATAAATGAATTCTATGTTGCCGCCACTAGAAAATTGAACATAGACAAAACTCTTATAAAAACCATAGTTCACAATTTTAAGAATATGGAAATTATAACAAGTGATTTACAATTGACAGAAAATGCTATAAACATAAGTATAGAATCACAGATATCCTTTTGGGATTCATTAATTATTGCTGCTGCTGAAAAAGCTAATTGTAAATTGATTATATCCGAAGATTTAAATTCAGGGCAAACATATCAAGGGATATCCCTTATAAACCCATTTCAACAGGAAATATAG
- a CDS encoding polynucleotide kinase-phosphatase, which yields MQINIPKTSLVLLVGVSGSGKSSFAQKHFEKYEIVSSDICRGIVSNDENNQSATNDAFEVFNFILSKRLQNGLLTVADATNIQQEARKKLLNIARSFHVLPVAIVFDLPQELCEKRNEERTDRKISSRVLRHQMQNLKHSLKNLKKEGFKKLYILRSEEEVNSVTEIIREKLYNDKTDMHGPFDIIGDVHGCYDELVELLQKLNYKIDSVNDDGKNYGFNVSHPENRTAVFLGDLVDRGPASPQVLKLVMSMVQNGSALCVPGNHDMKLHKKLNGKAVQEKHGLAETLQQLENESEEFKNDVKEFLYGLISHYVLDSGKLVVAHAGLKEEMQGRGSGAVRSFCLYGETTGETDEFGLPVRYNWASEYRGRAKVVYGHTPVPNPQWLNNTIDIDTGCVFGGALTALRYPEEEFVSVKAKKVYSEPVRPIEPKLSVSLQHENDDLLDIEDVTGRRIIQTRLKNNILIREEQSIAALEAVSRFAVNPKWLIYLPPTMSPSETSGLENFLEHPIEAIDYYKSRGVKKIILEEKHMGSRAVLVICKDTQTAEKRFGIEDEGFGICYTRTGRNFFNDSIIEKEFLTKVQKALTLSNFWEKQNTDWVCLDAELMPWSVKAQRLIHDQYAATGSSAINALSGAEKILNLTKLRGIEGAENLSNIFTQKKVSVEKFIESYRNYCWEVKSIDDYKLAPFHILATEGAVHTDKNHEWHMENIKEICLADKTLFKITPYKIVDVENENEIKDAVDWWLSLTQKGGEGMVIKPFDFVFHAEKYGLVQPAVKCRGKEYLRIIYGPEYCEKENLDRLKKRGLAKKRALALQEFALGVEALERFVKKEPLRRVHESAFAVLALESEAVDPRL from the coding sequence ATGCAGATTAATATACCCAAGACCTCACTGGTTTTACTTGTCGGAGTTTCGGGCTCCGGTAAAAGCAGCTTTGCACAAAAACATTTTGAAAAATACGAAATTGTTTCTTCCGATATTTGCAGAGGTATAGTTTCAAATGATGAAAATAATCAATCAGCTACAAACGATGCCTTTGAAGTTTTTAATTTTATTCTTTCAAAGAGGCTTCAAAACGGATTACTCACGGTTGCAGATGCGACAAACATTCAGCAGGAAGCAAGAAAAAAACTTCTCAACATAGCCCGTTCCTTTCATGTTCTTCCTGTTGCAATTGTTTTTGATTTACCTCAAGAGCTTTGTGAAAAAAGAAACGAAGAGAGGACAGACAGAAAAATTTCTTCTAGAGTTTTAAGACATCAGATGCAAAACTTAAAACATTCGTTAAAAAATTTAAAGAAAGAAGGCTTTAAAAAACTTTATATTCTAAGATCGGAAGAAGAAGTAAATTCCGTTACGGAAATTATCCGTGAAAAACTTTATAACGATAAAACCGATATGCACGGCCCATTCGATATTATCGGTGATGTGCACGGCTGCTATGATGAGCTTGTAGAACTTTTGCAAAAACTAAATTACAAAATAGATTCGGTAAACGATGACGGAAAAAATTACGGCTTCAATGTAAGCCATCCCGAAAACCGTACAGCCGTTTTTTTAGGCGATTTGGTAGACAGGGGGCCGGCTTCTCCTCAAGTTTTAAAACTTGTTATGAGCATGGTGCAGAACGGTTCGGCACTCTGTGTTCCCGGCAATCACGATATGAAGCTTCATAAAAAACTTAACGGAAAGGCAGTACAGGAAAAACACGGACTTGCAGAAACCCTTCAGCAGCTCGAAAATGAATCTGAAGAATTTAAAAACGATGTAAAAGAATTTTTATACGGTCTTATCAGTCACTATGTTTTGGATTCGGGAAAACTGGTTGTCGCCCATGCAGGCTTAAAAGAAGAAATGCAGGGACGCGGTTCAGGGGCAGTGCGTTCTTTTTGTTTATACGGAGAAACTACCGGCGAAACGGATGAGTTCGGGTTACCGGTGAGATATAATTGGGCATCCGAATACCGCGGCAGAGCAAAGGTTGTTTACGGCCATACTCCCGTTCCGAATCCGCAATGGTTGAATAATACGATTGACATAGACACAGGCTGCGTTTTCGGCGGAGCTCTGACTGCCCTCCGTTATCCCGAAGAGGAGTTTGTATCGGTTAAGGCAAAAAAAGTTTATTCGGAACCTGTACGGCCTATCGAACCCAAGCTTTCAGTTTCATTGCAGCATGAAAACGATGACCTCCTCGATATTGAAGATGTAACAGGCAGAAGGATTATTCAAACCCGATTAAAAAACAATATCCTAATCCGAGAAGAACAGTCCATTGCAGCACTTGAAGCGGTCAGCCGTTTTGCAGTAAACCCTAAATGGCTTATATATCTTCCGCCCACCATGTCTCCTTCGGAAACAAGCGGCCTTGAAAATTTTTTAGAGCATCCAATTGAAGCTATCGATTATTACAAAAGCCGCGGAGTTAAAAAAATTATTTTGGAAGAAAAGCACATGGGCTCCAGAGCAGTGCTTGTTATTTGCAAAGATACGCAGACTGCGGAAAAAAGATTCGGCATTGAAGATGAAGGTTTCGGTATTTGTTATACACGCACGGGAAGAAATTTTTTTAATGATTCAATAATCGAAAAAGAATTTTTAACAAAGGTTCAAAAGGCCTTAACACTTTCAAACTTTTGGGAAAAACAGAACACCGATTGGGTTTGTCTTGATGCGGAACTTATGCCTTGGTCTGTAAAGGCTCAACGTCTTATACATGACCAATATGCGGCGACAGGCTCATCTGCAATAAACGCTCTTTCGGGAGCGGAAAAAATTTTAAACCTCACAAAATTGAGAGGAATTGAAGGAGCAGAAAACTTATCAAATATTTTTACTCAAAAAAAAGTTTCGGTTGAAAAATTTATTGAATCTTACCGTAATTATTGTTGGGAAGTAAAAAGCATAGATGATTATAAACTCGCTCCCTTCCATATTTTGGCAACGGAAGGTGCTGTGCATACCGATAAAAATCACGAATGGCATATGGAAAACATAAAAGAAATATGTCTTGCCGATAAAACTCTTTTTAAAATTACACCCTATAAAATAGTTGATGTAGAAAACGAAAATGAAATAAAAGATGCAGTAGATTGGTGGTTATCTCTTACACAAAAAGGAGGAGAAGGCATGGTAATAAAGCCCTTCGATTTTGTTTTCCATGCAGAAAAGTACGGCCTCGTTCAGCCGGCAGTCAAGTGCCGTGGTAAAGAATACTTGCGTATTATTTACGGCCCCGAATATTGCGAAAAAGAAAATTTAGACCGTTTAAAGAAAAGGGGCTTAGCAAAAAAAAGAGCCCTAGCCTTGCAGGAATTTGCCTTAGGCGTAGAGGCTCTTGAACGCTTTGTAAAAAAAGAACCTTTAAGGCGAGTTCATGAAAGTGCCTTTGCAGTTCTTGCCCTCGAAAGCGAAGCTGTAGATCCGCGATTGTAG
- the amrB gene encoding AmmeMemoRadiSam system protein B — protein sequence MKFIKFLSTVFFICFCLTACIGKKDGVEDTEKIFRTWSSDGEKPPKTRFIPKEASLPDGAKPWGGTVSHHLLTDALIDDWFTELAEARKIKTFYILSPSHWGLSLYDFSLTNGSWQTKDGLVNSEKDKAEHLSRLFDVPFDDKVFVYEHGVSILIPYIKKYFPDAKVVAIAYYGEPPVNMNLATKLYEKVTKVFSIKDKDSFLLISSDFSHKSDIEKTAEKDAKSRYFLTSLKPSAWTLGICDNRPAMYLLSKLFTEKTQCTIQRNTNAYKLSDETDPEDITSYFFTYFWEKED from the coding sequence ATGAAATTTATAAAATTTCTAAGTACCGTTTTTTTTATTTGTTTTTGTTTGACGGCTTGTATCGGCAAAAAAGACGGGGTGGAAGATACTGAAAAAATTTTCCGAACATGGAGCTCTGATGGGGAAAAGCCTCCTAAGACGAGGTTTATCCCCAAGGAAGCTTCTTTGCCGGACGGAGCAAAGCCTTGGGGCGGGACGGTGAGCCATCATCTTCTAACCGATGCCTTAATAGATGATTGGTTTACCGAACTTGCCGAAGCAAGAAAGATAAAAACTTTTTATATTTTAAGCCCTTCTCATTGGGGCCTTTCTCTGTACGATTTTTCTTTAACAAACGGATCATGGCAAACTAAGGACGGCCTTGTCAACTCCGAAAAGGATAAGGCTGAACACTTATCCCGCCTTTTTGATGTGCCCTTTGATGATAAGGTCTTTGTTTATGAGCACGGCGTTTCAATCTTGATTCCATACATAAAAAAATACTTTCCCGATGCAAAGGTTGTTGCCATCGCTTATTACGGAGAGCCTCCCGTAAATATGAATCTTGCAACTAAACTTTATGAGAAGGTAACAAAAGTTTTTTCTATCAAAGATAAGGATTCCTTCCTTTTAATTTCTTCCGATTTTTCGCATAAATCCGATATAGAAAAAACAGCTGAAAAAGATGCAAAGTCCCGCTATTTTTTGACAAGTTTAAAACCTTCTGCTTGGACGCTCGGTATCTGCGATAACAGACCTGCAATGTATTTGCTTTCAAAATTATTTACAGAAAAAACTCAATGTACAATTCAAAGAAATACTAATGCCTATAAGCTAAGCGATGAAACTGATCCTGAAGACATAACAAGTTACTTCTTTACATACTTTTGGGAGAAAGAAGATTAG
- the nth gene encoding endonuclease III, whose product MNLLDKDKIEEVYRRFKKNNPNPKGELHSANIFTLLVAVVLSAQATDVGVNKATGPFFKAADTPQKMIELGEEGIREYIKTINLYPTKAKRIFELSRIIQNEYAGRVPDSMEELIKLPGVGRKTANVVLNMGFGKPAIAVDTHILRTAPRIGLSSGKTPIQVEEDLLRVTPKKYLLNAHHWILLHGRYICKARKPECETCFLSDICMKNL is encoded by the coding sequence ATGAATTTATTGGATAAAGATAAAATCGAAGAAGTATACCGCCGCTTTAAAAAAAATAACCCTAACCCGAAAGGAGAATTACATTCTGCAAATATTTTTACCCTTTTGGTAGCGGTGGTACTGTCTGCACAAGCGACTGATGTCGGCGTAAATAAAGCAACGGGGCCTTTTTTTAAGGCAGCCGATACGCCTCAAAAAATGATAGAACTGGGTGAAGAAGGAATCCGCGAATACATTAAAACAATAAATTTATATCCGACAAAGGCTAAACGTATTTTTGAATTAAGCCGCATAATTCAAAATGAGTATGCAGGAAGGGTTCCCGACAGCATGGAAGAACTTATAAAACTTCCCGGAGTCGGCCGCAAGACTGCAAACGTGGTTTTAAACATGGGTTTCGGAAAACCCGCAATCGCAGTAGATACCCATATCCTTCGCACAGCCCCGCGTATCGGTCTTTCATCGGGCAAGACTCCGATTCAAGTTGAAGAAGATTTACTTAGAGTTACTCCAAAAAAATATTTACTAAATGCCCACCACTGGATTCTCCTCCACGGACGTTATATCTGCAAGGCCAGAAAACCGGAATGTGAAACCTGTTTTTTATCCGATATCTGTATGAAGAATTTATAA
- a CDS encoding DUF6364 family protein gives MKNITLSLDEDILTAGQEYAKHQNISFNSLIRKLLEQTIHPQKTEWLDDTFSLMDKVYISTEKKQWTRDELYRE, from the coding sequence ATGAAAAATATAACATTAAGCCTTGATGAAGATATACTCACAGCCGGACAAGAATATGCTAAACATCAAAATATTTCTTTCAACAGCCTGATTCGCAAATTACTTGAACAAACAATTCACCCTCAAAAAACCGAATGGCTTGATGATACATTTTCCTTAATGGATAAGGTTTATATTTCTACGGAAAAAAAACAATGGACAAGGGATGAGTTATATCGTGAATAA
- a CDS encoding 3' terminal RNA ribose 2'-O-methyltransferase Hen1 produces MLLTISAKGNNSNILSFLLHKHPDKLQTAELSVGKAHVFYPEYSQEKTTAALLLEIDPVGMVRNAKNFTGKEFLLGQYVNDRPYVASSFMSSAISKVFSSALNGNCKEHPEYVEEALSLTVKISVLPAPRGGELLIKNLFEPLGYSIEAERHILDTKFTDWGYGKYFTLILKNKLPIKDLLSHLYVLIPVLDNEKHYFITQDEVDKLLQKGKGWLENHPSKDLIVSRYLINIKSLVRSAFNILAEEENAAQSETEEESDSPLQKEKKERLHDQRLNAVTEKLKMSGAKSVIDLGCGDGKLIRLLLKEKQFEKIAGMDVSYSELTKCKERLHWEDMPPKQKEKLSLFQSSLMYRDKRFSGFEAAAVVEVIEHMDENRLPAFEKAVFKFARPSTVVLTTPNSEYNVQYENLANGKMRHTDHRFEWTRKEFETWAKRVADENNYSVEFFPVGEEEKNIGAPSQMAVFKYAD; encoded by the coding sequence ATGCTTTTAACAATAAGTGCTAAAGGAAATAACTCGAATATTTTAAGTTTTTTGCTGCATAAACATCCCGATAAATTACAGACAGCAGAATTATCGGTAGGAAAGGCTCATGTTTTTTATCCCGAATACTCCCAAGAAAAAACAACGGCTGCTCTGCTTTTGGAAATCGATCCTGTCGGAATGGTGCGCAATGCAAAAAATTTTACGGGAAAGGAATTTTTACTGGGCCAATATGTAAACGACCGCCCCTATGTTGCTTCCTCATTTATGAGTTCTGCAATTTCAAAGGTCTTTTCAAGTGCCTTAAACGGTAACTGCAAAGAGCATCCCGAATATGTTGAAGAAGCTCTTTCCTTAACTGTAAAGATTTCGGTTCTTCCCGCTCCCCGCGGCGGCGAGCTTTTAATTAAAAATCTTTTTGAACCTTTAGGCTACAGTATCGAAGCCGAGCGTCATATTCTCGATACAAAATTTACCGACTGGGGTTACGGAAAATATTTTACTCTCATATTAAAAAATAAATTACCTATTAAAGATTTGCTTTCTCATCTTTATGTTTTAATTCCCGTATTGGATAATGAAAAGCATTATTTTATTACTCAGGATGAGGTCGATAAATTATTGCAAAAAGGAAAAGGCTGGCTTGAAAATCATCCTTCAAAGGATTTAATAGTTTCGCGCTATTTGATAAATATAAAATCGCTTGTGCGTTCGGCTTTTAATATTCTAGCTGAAGAAGAAAATGCAGCTCAATCCGAAACTGAAGAAGAATCGGATTCACCTCTTCAAAAAGAAAAAAAGGAAAGGCTGCATGACCAAAGACTAAATGCCGTTACCGAAAAATTAAAAATGAGCGGAGCTAAAAGCGTTATCGACTTGGGATGCGGAGACGGCAAACTGATACGGCTTCTTTTAAAAGAAAAACAATTTGAAAAAATTGCAGGCATGGATGTTTCATATTCCGAATTAACAAAATGCAAGGAAAGACTGCATTGGGAGGATATGCCGCCCAAACAAAAAGAAAAGCTTAGTTTATTTCAAAGTTCACTTATGTACAGAGATAAAAGATTTTCAGGCTTTGAAGCTGCTGCCGTTGTTGAAGTAATAGAACACATGGATGAAAACAGATTACCAGCCTTTGAAAAAGCTGTTTTTAAATTTGCAAGACCAAGTACCGTAGTTCTTACCACGCCGAACAGCGAGTACAATGTGCAATATGAAAATTTAGCAAACGGAAAAATGCGGCATACCGATCACCGTTTTGAATGGACACGCAAGGAATTTGAAACATGGGCAAAAAGAGTTGCCGATGAAAATAATTATTCCGTAGAATTTTTTCCGGTAGGCGAAGAAGAAAAAAATATAGGAGCTCCGTCACAGATGGCGGTATTTAAATATGCAGATTAA
- a CDS encoding NYN domain-containing protein codes for MEKKYAILIDGDNIAPSYLDSIISEVSKEGDVLIKRLYGDWTTPNMNGWKPWLEKVPIRPVQQFRNGPNATDNTIIMDAIELANTNQGINAVCIVSTDSDYYSLALKLREYGLYVLGVGKSNAKPLWVNACNEFKYLENFDETEEYEEDAKSGKKFKSLEDLICHAYRNSRMTEEGWVSLSDLGNSIRNFMPEFDPRSYSHNTLREIIDALSDDFELRPDDRIPPNYWIKAIGRKNETPKIKGKIKRLMNRYGIIENENGDFFFSFTNIDKKCRDKLIKEGTPVKFRVFKMPNPKGEDSADRNGKAAEIEIIG; via the coding sequence ATGGAAAAAAAATATGCTATTTTAATTGACGGAGACAACATTGCACCTTCCTATCTCGACTCGATAATTTCAGAAGTTTCAAAAGAAGGAGATGTATTAATAAAAAGACTGTACGGGGACTGGACGACTCCCAACATGAACGGCTGGAAACCTTGGCTTGAAAAAGTACCTATCCGGCCCGTCCAGCAATTTAGAAACGGTCCTAATGCAACCGATAACACAATCATAATGGATGCCATAGAACTTGCAAACACCAATCAAGGAATAAATGCTGTCTGCATAGTTTCTACCGATTCCGATTATTACAGCCTTGCCCTCAAATTGCGGGAGTATGGGCTCTATGTTTTGGGCGTCGGAAAGTCCAATGCAAAACCTCTTTGGGTAAATGCCTGTAACGAATTTAAATATCTTGAAAACTTTGATGAAACTGAAGAATACGAAGAAGATGCAAAAAGCGGTAAAAAGTTTAAATCCCTCGAAGACCTTATATGCCATGCTTATAGAAATTCCCGTATGACCGAAGAAGGCTGGGTAAGCCTTTCCGACCTAGGAAATTCTATCCGTAACTTTATGCCTGAATTCGATCCCCGCTCTTACAGCCACAACACATTGAGAGAAATAATCGATGCTCTATCGGATGATTTTGAACTAAGGCCGGACGACAGAATACCGCCAAACTATTGGATAAAGGCAATAGGCCGCAAAAATGAAACGCCAAAAATAAAGGGAAAAATAAAACGGCTTATGAACCGTTACGGAATTATCGAAAACGAAAATGGAGACTTTTTCTTTTCATTCACAAACATCGATAAAAAATGCAGGGATAAACTTATAAAAGAAGGAACCCCGGTAAAATTCAGGGTGTTTAAGATGCCCAATCCCAAGGGCGAAGATTCAGCGGACAGAAATGGCAAGGCCGCCGAAATTGAAATAATAGGTTAA